In Balaenoptera ricei isolate mBalRic1 chromosome 7, mBalRic1.hap2, whole genome shotgun sequence, a single window of DNA contains:
- the DUSP28 gene encoding dual specificity phosphatase 28, translated as MEAERAGRRGATAATPPLFVRVAPSLFLGSASAAAAPELLERAGVTLCVNVSRQQPGPRAPGVTELRVPVFDDPAEDLLAHLEPTCAAMEAAVRAGGACLVYCKNGRSRSAAVCTAYLMRHRGLTRERAFQIVKSARPVAEPNPGFWSQLQKYEEALQSRSRLPEEPSGPTEP; from the exons ATGGAAGCGGAACGAGCCGGACGCCGCGGGGCCACCGCGGCCACCCCGCCGCTGTTCGTGCGCGTcgccccctccctcttcctcggGAGCGCGAGCGCCGCGGCCGCCCCGGAGCTGCTGGAGCGCGCGGGCGTCACCCTGTGCGTCAACGTTTCGCGCCAGCAACCCGGCCCGCGCGCGCCCGGCGTGACCGAGCTGCGCGTGCCCGTATTCGACGACCCGGCTGAGGACCTGCTGGCGCACCTGGAGCCTACCTGCGCCGCCATGGAGGCCGCGGTGCGCGCCGGTGGTGCCTGCCTCGTCTACTGCAAGAACGGCCGCAGCCGCTCGGCCGCCGTCTGCACCGCCTACCTCATGCGTCACCGCGGCCTCACGCGGGAGCGGGCCTTCCAG ATTGTGAAGAGCGCCCGCCCGGTGGCCGAGCCCAACCCGGGCTTCTGGTCCCAGCTCCAGAAGTACGAGGAGGCCCTGCAGTCGCGGTCCCGCCTGCCCGAAGAGCCCTCGGGCCCGACTGAGCCCTAA